A stretch of Leisingera sp. S132 DNA encodes these proteins:
- a CDS encoding PrkA family serine protein kinase, which yields MKDIAELFAEQYGEAREQEMPLQEYLNACRDDPSLYANVAERMLKAIGEEELVDTSKDARLGPIFQNRTIKRYSAFHDFFGMEDTIERIVGYFRHAAQGLEERKQILYLLGPVGGGKSSLAERLKRLVEDQPIYVLKAGDQISPIFESPLGLFDPVRMGKVLEEEYGIAQHRLPGLMSPWAVQRLDEFDGDINKFTVVRLYPSRLRRICVAKVEPGDENNQDISTLVGKVDIRQLEHFSQDNPDAYSFSGGLNRATQGILEFVEMFKAPIKMLHPLLTATQEGNYMGTESFGAIPFNGLILAHSNESEWQSFKNNKNNEAFIDRVSIVKVPYCLRVSDETSIYEKLIENSELRSAPCAPETLKILSRFSVLTRLKPHENSNLYSKMRVYDGESLKDTDPKAKTVQEYQDRAGVDEGMNGISTRFAFKVLSTTFNFDTNEVAADPVHLMYVLEQMIKREQFPQETEQKYLEFIKTELAPRYEEFIGNEIQKAYLESYTEYGQNVFDRYISYADAWIEEQDYKDPDTGQLYNREVLDAELSKIEKPVGIANPKDFRNEVVKFALRHRANTGKNPAWNSYEKLRDVIEKHMFSQVEELLPVISFGSKKDSKTEGKHQEFVERMRGHGYTDRQVRRLVEWYMRVNKAG from the coding sequence ATGAAAGACATTGCCGAACTTTTTGCAGAGCAGTACGGCGAAGCGCGCGAGCAGGAGATGCCGCTGCAGGAGTATTTGAACGCCTGCCGGGATGATCCCAGCCTGTACGCGAACGTCGCCGAGAGAATGCTGAAGGCAATTGGCGAAGAGGAGCTGGTGGACACGTCTAAGGACGCGCGGCTCGGGCCGATCTTTCAGAACCGGACAATCAAGCGCTACAGCGCCTTCCACGACTTCTTTGGCATGGAAGACACCATCGAACGGATCGTCGGTTACTTCCGCCACGCCGCGCAAGGCCTGGAGGAGCGCAAGCAGATCCTCTATCTGCTCGGCCCGGTTGGCGGCGGTAAGTCCTCGCTGGCGGAACGTCTCAAGCGCCTGGTCGAGGATCAGCCGATCTACGTGCTCAAGGCCGGTGATCAGATATCGCCGATCTTCGAAAGCCCGCTGGGCCTGTTTGATCCGGTCCGCATGGGCAAGGTGCTGGAGGAGGAGTACGGCATCGCGCAGCATCGCCTGCCGGGTCTGATGTCGCCTTGGGCTGTGCAGCGTCTGGATGAATTCGACGGTGATATCAACAAGTTCACGGTTGTCCGCCTGTATCCGTCGCGGCTGCGCCGGATCTGCGTGGCCAAGGTGGAGCCGGGCGATGAGAACAACCAGGATATCTCGACGCTTGTGGGCAAGGTCGACATTCGCCAGCTGGAACATTTCAGCCAGGACAATCCCGACGCCTATAGTTTCTCCGGCGGTCTGAACCGGGCGACCCAGGGCATTCTGGAATTTGTCGAGATGTTCAAGGCACCGATCAAAATGCTGCACCCGCTGCTCACGGCGACCCAGGAAGGCAACTACATGGGAACCGAAAGCTTTGGCGCGATCCCTTTCAATGGCCTGATCCTGGCTCATTCTAACGAGAGTGAATGGCAGAGCTTCAAGAACAACAAGAACAACGAGGCCTTCATCGACCGGGTGTCGATCGTCAAGGTGCCCTATTGCCTGCGGGTGTCGGACGAAACCTCGATCTACGAAAAGCTGATTGAAAACAGCGAGCTGCGAAGCGCACCCTGCGCACCGGAGACGCTGAAGATCCTCAGCCGCTTCTCGGTGCTGACCCGACTGAAGCCGCATGAAAATTCCAACCTCTACTCCAAGATGCGCGTTTACGACGGTGAAAGCCTGAAGGACACTGACCCCAAAGCCAAGACGGTGCAGGAATACCAGGACCGTGCCGGCGTTGATGAGGGCATGAACGGCATCTCCACCCGCTTTGCCTTCAAGGTGCTGTCCACCACCTTCAACTTCGACACCAACGAGGTCGCGGCGGATCCGGTGCATCTGATGTATGTGCTGGAGCAGATGATCAAACGCGAGCAGTTCCCGCAGGAGACCGAGCAGAAGTATCTGGAGTTCATCAAGACCGAGCTGGCGCCGCGCTATGAGGAGTTCATCGGCAACGAAATCCAGAAGGCGTACCTCGAAAGTTATACCGAATACGGCCAGAACGTCTTTGACCGCTATATCTCCTATGCCGACGCTTGGATCGAGGAGCAGGATTACAAGGATCCGGATACCGGCCAGCTTTACAACCGCGAAGTACTGGATGCGGAGCTTTCGAAGATCGAGAAGCCGGTCGGCATCGCCAATCCCAAGGACTTCCGCAACGAGGTGGTCAAGTTTGCTCTGCGCCATCGTGCAAATACCGGCAAAAACCCGGCTTGGAACTCCTATGAGAAGCTGCGCGATGTGATTGAGAAGCACATGTTCAGCCAGGTTGAGGAACTGCTGCCGGTGATCTCTTTCGGGTCCAAGAAAGACAGCAAGACCGAGGGCAAGCACCAGGAGTTCGTCGAGCGGATGCGCGGCCACGGCTATACCGACCGCCAGGTGCGGCGTCTGGTCGAATGGTACATGCGGGTCAACAAGGCGGGCTAA